The following coding sequences lie in one Agelaius phoeniceus isolate bAgePho1 unplaced genomic scaffold, bAgePho1.hap1 Scaffold_110, whole genome shotgun sequence genomic window:
- the LOC129130717 gene encoding hydrocephalus-inducing protein homolog, whose product MKDEAFLCIIMVQSDQLPEFPRLQVGFEGISSSVDEPQPSLEAEKAFSILPMSGVLQPGESQQVSFTYSGHLNTISDVTALCHVEGGPTYEVLVTGEISRVRYSVRPQEINCGLQIFNEIHHSDVTLVNSGKIEFNWVLKPSPADKCLPGVFLVNPTTGSLAPGKKRVLKFSYMPGLPGAFSRTYQLKVGDQQPENICLKGEASFPMISLDLPWSIRGNEKYEKILKQLIKPLQQDNQRNKSVILKKPQSLKTKILKSQTPTTQTLKTQNPKSQDLQPSVLASGTVSDSQLQIKMMRMLMEKAALELQQKLTSHPLKSRFPDKELCQSLAKVELPQYVLDMGPVLRGYTETRSLKITNPGQIHVSFKVDVSVLQDTGFSVGLDQMICLPPNNSVDFDVRFESAHKPYGDVEVLLPIEVTEGPMYSIRIRATVSEVSLTLTKNRLQFSDIPVGQCQVETIQLYNRFPESCKWFIASNKPALKNSHLKFMTPAVRQKLQVLVDEPCPFDVTPSKGTLDPGKWQDLQIQFTPEEERSYENELEFIICGSSNRLKLHLSGQGLEPRLEFRPPALKMGGMLVDSNGVEATVVVKNPCNFPTESHSLDFDEQYLEEEKILQMSLRSEYQKSFFMPPRAMGETLPPEVLQDHEAHRRPKAQQAELKPMAEAKARAEAKAMGKAAAGQKNSEGLVVSVLPVVQPIHPELSLSPCSPGKAHSFSSCLFPSLVEELLAEGLWHPLPTLSVAKASSYLPAIDWGNNQDISLCPLATKTRAGGVSQPIGPDLISLALLYLHLPSNKRTISSCFHRVSFPGIRGHGDFTARP is encoded by the exons ATGAAAGATGAGGCTTTTCTCTGCATCATCATG GTGCAATCAGATCAACTTCCTGAATTCCCCCGCCTCCAAGTAGGGTTTGAGGGAATCAGCAGCTCCGTGGACGAACCGCAGCCTTCCCTCGAAGCAGAGAAG gctttcagtatcctgccaatgtcaggtgtgctgcagccaggtgagagccagcaggtctcctTCACCTACTCTGGCCACCTCAACACCATCTCCGATGTCACGGCGCTGTGCCACGTGGAGGGAGGCCCCACCTACGAGGTGCTGGTGACCGGGGAGATCTCACGTGTCCGCTACTCCGTGAGGCCCCAGGAGATCAACTGTGGCTTACAG ATATTTAATGAAATTCATCACAGCGATGTCACCCTGGTGAACAGCGGCAAGATTGAATTCAACTGGGTGCTAAAGCCTAGCCCTGCAGACAAGTGTCTGCCTGGTGTGTTTCTGGTCAACCCCACCACT ggttCCCTTGCACCTGGCAAGAAGCGAGTGCTGAAATTCTCTTACATGCCAGGATTACCAGGAGCCTTCAGCAGGACTTATCAGCTTAAAGTGGGTGACCAGCAACCAGAAAATATCTGCCTGAAAGGAGAAGCATCCTTTCCCATGATCAGTCTGGACCTGCCCTGGAGCATCAGAG gaaatgaaaaatatgagAAGATACTGAAACAGCTCATAAAACCCCTGCAACAAGACAATCAGAGGAATAAGTCAGTTATTCTGAAGAAGCCTCAGAGCCTGAAGACCAAGATCTTGAAGTCTCAGACCCCGACAACTCAGACCTTGAAGACTCAGAACCCAAAGAGTCAGGACCTGCAGCCCAGCGTGCTTGCCTCTGGCACTGTA TCAGACTCTCAGCTGCAGATAAAGATGATGAGGATGCTGATGGAgaaggctgctctggagctgcagcaaaaGCTCACATCCCATCCCCTGAAGAGCAGGTTCCCTGAcaaggagctgtgccagagTCTTGCCAA AGTTGAGCTGCCCCAGTATGTCCTGGACATGGGCCCTGTCCTTAGGGGTTACACTGAGACACGCTCTCTGAAGATCACCAACCCTGGGCAGATCCATGTGTCCTTCAAGGTCGATGTATCtgtcctgcaggacacag GTTTCAGCGTGGGCCTGGACCAGATGATTTGCCTGCCCCCCAACAACAGCGTGGACTTTGACGTGCGCTTTGAAAGTGCCCACAAGCCATATGGTGACGTGGAAGTGCTGCTGCCCATAGAG GTGACAGAAGGCCCTATGTACAGCATCCGCATCCGTGCCACTGTGTCTGAAGTGTCACTCACCCTCACCAAGAACAGACTGCAGTTCTCTGACATCCCTGTTGGGCAGTGCCAGGTTGAGACCATCCAACTCTACAACCGGTTCCCAGAATCCTGCAAATGGTTCATTGCTTCCAACAAGCCTGCTCTGAAG AATAGTCACCTCAAATTCATGACACCAGCCGTACGTCAGAagctgcaggtgctggtggATGAGCCCTGTCCCTTTGACGTGACGCCCTCCAAAGGAACCCTTGATCCAGGGAAGTGGCAGGATCTGCAAATCCAGTTTACACCCGAGGAGGAG AGGTCTTACGAGAATGAGCTGGAGTTTATCATTTGTGGGAGCAGCAATCGCTTAAAGCTGCACCTCTCAGGACAAGGTCTGGAGCCACGGTTGGAGTTCAGACCCCCAGCACTAAAGATGGGAGGGATGCTGGTGGACAGCAATGGGGTGGAGGCCACAGTGGTGGTGAAGAACCCATGCAACTTCCCCACTGAGTCTCACTCACTGGATTTTGATGAGCAGTACCttgaggaggagaag ATCCTGCAGATGTCACTAAGGTCTGAGTACCAAAAGAGCTTTTTTATGCCTCCACGTGCCATGGGTGAGACACTGcctccagaggtgctgcaggaccACGAAGCACACAGGAGGCCAAAGGCTCAACAGGCAGAGCTCAAGCCCATGGCAGAAGCCAAGGCCAGGGCTGAGGCCAAGGCCAtgggcaaggcagcagcaggtcagAAAAACAGTGAGGGTTTGGTGgtgtctgttttgcctgtggtCCAGCCCATACACCCTGAACTCTCTCTGTCACCTTGCTCTCCAGGGAAAGCCCATTCTTTTAGCAGCTGCCTGTTCCCCAGCTTGGTGGAGGAGCTCTTGGCTGAAGGGCTGTGGCATCCTCTACCAACCCTGAGTGTAGCCAAAGCAAGCTCCTATCTGCCTGCCATAGACTGGGGAAATAATCAGGATATTTCCTTGTGTCCCTTAGCCACAAAGACTAGGGCTGGAGGAGTTTCTCAGCCAATAGGACCAGATCTAATATCACTGGCTCTTTTATATTTGCACCTTCCTAGCAACAAAAGAACAATCTCATCTTGCTTTCACCGAGTCTCCTTTCCTGGGATCCGAGGGCATGGGGACTTTACTGCCCGGCCATAG